One Melanotaenia boesemani isolate fMelBoe1 chromosome 8, fMelBoe1.pri, whole genome shotgun sequence DNA segment encodes these proteins:
- the LOC121645124 gene encoding zinc finger protein OZF-like isoform X2, producing the protein MSSVQHLREFISERLTAAAEEIFTEFEKTIVQYEEEIDRQRKLLDVTWKPQIKFHITGLPQEHVCKKEDVFPDQQLEKRNVILNQEQSESSQIKEEEEDLCTSLEEEQLVLKEETEAFMMAHTLQESDFSEPESNADQFYSPNSPIPESPNQEESDHIDVGSTGDVQVKPKKKHHNSRCSSNDANNSPISSNEGNMESGEKSSECDVCGKAFESNKSMQLHYRIHRCVKPYLCQTCGKSFLHNRSLLTHMRIHTGRQLHSCKTCGKSFTQNGNLLTHMKIHTGEKLFFCKTCGKGFIRKNGLLIHMRIHTGERPFSCETCGKKFVQGAHLMAHMKIHTGEKLFSCKTCGKDFSRKSCLLSHMRIHTGERPFVCRTCGKKFSQSSNLMVHMGIHSGDKPFTCEICGKTFSQRSYLAVHMRTHTGEKLYSCETCGKSFTFKRSLTFHRKGSCVLLKQL; encoded by the exons atgtcttcagttcagcatctgagagagtttatcagcgagcgactaactgctgctgctgaagaaatattcacagagtttgaaaaaaccatcgtccagtacgaagaagagatcgatcgtcagcgcaaactgctggatgtcacCTGGAAACCACAAATAAAATTCCACATAACAG GTCTCCCCCAAGAACATGTCTGTAAGAAGGAAGACGTTTTTCCAGACCAGCAACTTGAGAAGAGGAATGTAATTCTGAACCAGGAACAATCAGAATCTTCACAGattaaagaggaagaagaagacctCTGTACTAGTCTGGAGGAGGAGCAACTTGTACTGAAAGAGGAGACTGAAGCCTTTATGATGGCTCACACGCTTCAGGAAAGTGACTTCAGTGAACCAGAATCAAACGCTGATCAGTTTTACTCACCTAACTCTCCCATACCTGAGAGCCCAAATCAAGAAGAAAGCGATCATATAGATGTAGGATCAACTGGAGATGTCCAAGTGAAGCCAAAGAAGAAACATCACAACAGCAGATGTTCTAGTAACGATGCAAATAACTCTCCCATTTCCAGTAATGAGGGCAATATGGAATCAGGTGAAAAATCTTCAgaatgtgatgtttgtggaaAAGCCTTTGAAAGTAATAAGAGTATGCAGCTACATTACAGAATCCACAGATGTGTGAAGCCTTATCTTTGccaaacatgtgggaaaagctTTCTTCACAATCGCTCTTTGCTGAcccacatgagaatccacacaggcaGGCAGCTGCACTCctgtaaaacatgtgggaaGAGTTTTACTCAGAATGGCAATCTGCTGACCCACATGAAAATCCACACCGGTGAGAAGCTGTTCTTttgtaaaacatgtgggaaaggGTTTATTAGAAAAAATGGTCTGTTGATCCATATGAGGATCCACACAGGCGAGAGGCCTTTTTCATGTGAAACGTGTGGGAAAAAATTCGTTCAAGGTGCTCATTTAATGGCCCACATGAAaatccacacaggtgagaaaTTGTTCTCGtgtaaaacatgtgggaaagATTTTTCCCGAAAAAGCTGTCTGTTGAgccacatgagaattcacacggGTGAGAGGCCGTTTGTTTGCAgaacatgtgggaaaaaattTAGTCAAAGCAGTAATTTAATGGTGCACATGGGAATCCACTCTGGGGATAAACCATTTACTTGTGAAATTTGTGGAAAAACTTTCAGCCAAAGAAGTTATTTGGCAGTTCACATGAGaactcacacaggtgagaagttGTATTCCTGCGAGACGTGTGGGAAGAGTTTCACTTTCAAACGGAGTTTGACTTTCCACAGGAAAGGAAGTTGTGTTCTTTTGAAACAATTATAA